A genomic stretch from Desulfonispora thiosulfatigenes DSM 11270 includes:
- the ruvA gene encoding Holliday junction branch migration protein RuvA, whose amino-acid sequence MISYLNGKIIKKELNSSIIVVNNIGYEVFMPNYLMDKIKIDDLIEIYTYIHIREDNWQLYGFSTWEEKDYFTLLLNVSGIGPRVALGIVSNSTINQLNSAIQIENIAYLTKLPGVGKKTAQRMILELKEKINQITITEETTLPMNNYNNGVIEALLALGYQMTEVDKIYPKIIKDNPDSDEAGLIKSALKLLAKV is encoded by the coding sequence ATGATTTCATATCTAAATGGTAAAATAATAAAAAAAGAACTTAATAGTTCAATCATTGTTGTAAATAATATTGGTTATGAGGTTTTTATGCCTAATTATCTTATGGATAAAATAAAGATTGATGATTTGATTGAAATTTATACTTATATACATATTAGAGAAGATAACTGGCAATTATATGGATTTTCTACTTGGGAAGAAAAAGATTATTTTACTTTGTTACTGAATGTATCTGGAATTGGTCCTAGAGTTGCCCTTGGGATTGTTTCTAACTCTACAATAAATCAATTAAATAGTGCCATTCAGATCGAGAACATTGCTTATTTAACTAAACTACCAGGTGTAGGTAAAAAAACAGCACAAAGAATGATTTTAGAACTTAAAGAAAAGATTAATCAGATAACAATTACTGAAGAAACTACACTACCGATGAATAACTATAATAATGGTGTTATAGAAGCTTTACTAGCGTTAGGATATCAAATGACTGAAGTGGATAAAATATATCCTAAAATTATAAAAGATAATCCTGATTCAGATGAGGCAGGACTGATAAAATCAGCATTAAAATTATTAGCAAAAGTCTAG
- the ruvB gene encoding Holliday junction branch migration DNA helicase RuvB, producing MEDRLISPQSKIEDLEESVNLRPKYLEDYIGQDRVKETLSIFIEATKLRNEALDHVLLYGPPGLGKTTLANIIANELNAQIKITSGPAIERAGDLAAILTNLQPHDVLFIDEIHRLNKIVEEVLYPAMEDFALDIIIGKGPSARSIRIDLPPFTLIGATTRAGLLTSPLRDRFGVVNRLEFYSNEELAKVITRSAQILNVPIDNNGALELAKRSRGTPRISNRLLRRVRDYAEVKGQGFIDEKIAQSALDLLEVDSLGLDNIDRIMLETIIIKFNGGPVGLDTLAATINEESDTVEDVYEPYLMQIGFLKRTSRGRVCTPLAYKHLGIKYTG from the coding sequence ATGGAAGATAGGTTAATTTCTCCACAAAGTAAGATAGAAGATTTAGAAGAGTCGGTAAACCTTCGTCCAAAGTATTTAGAAGATTATATTGGACAAGATAGAGTTAAAGAAACTCTATCTATTTTTATTGAAGCAACAAAATTAAGAAATGAAGCTTTAGATCACGTCTTACTATATGGTCCACCTGGACTCGGAAAAACTACATTAGCTAATATTATTGCAAATGAGTTAAATGCGCAAATTAAAATAACATCAGGTCCTGCAATTGAACGAGCAGGTGATTTAGCAGCTATATTAACAAATTTACAACCACATGATGTTCTTTTTATAGATGAAATTCATAGATTGAATAAAATTGTTGAAGAAGTACTATATCCTGCAATGGAAGACTTTGCCCTTGATATTATTATAGGAAAAGGTCCAAGTGCAAGGTCTATTAGAATAGATTTGCCCCCTTTTACTTTGATTGGAGCAACGACGAGAGCGGGTCTATTAACTTCACCTCTAAGGGATAGATTTGGTGTAGTCAATAGATTAGAGTTTTACTCAAATGAAGAATTAGCCAAAGTAATTACGCGTTCAGCACAGATTCTTAATGTTCCTATTGATAATAACGGTGCTTTAGAGCTTGCTAAAAGGTCAAGGGGAACCCCACGTATATCAAATCGATTATTAAGACGTGTAAGGGACTATGCAGAGGTAAAAGGACAAGGATTTATTGATGAAAAAATAGCCCAAAGTGCTTTAGATTTATTAGAAGTAGATAGCCTTGGTTTAGATAATATTGATAGAATAATGCTTGAAACTATTATAATTAAATTTAATGGAGGTCCTGTAGGATTAGATACTTTAGCTGCAACGATTAATGAAGAATCAGATACAGTTGAAGATGTGTATGAGCCTTATCTTATGCAAATAGGATTTTTAAAACGCACTTCTAGAGGTAGAGTATGTACTCCTTTAGCATATAAACACTTAGGGATAAAATATACAGGGTAA
- the ruvC gene encoding crossover junction endodeoxyribonuclease RuvC has product MIILGIDPGTAITGFGIISVEGNKFIPIDYGCIYTESTLDLEKRLEKIYNHVNLLLDKYKPNEMAVEELFFNKNVKTALSVGQARGAILLAGALKGLKVNSYTPLQIKQGVVGYGRAQKNQVQQMVKVLLNLKEIPKPDDAADAIAVAICHAHFKQTNVRIRTI; this is encoded by the coding sequence ATGATAATTTTAGGAATTGACCCTGGTACAGCAATCACCGGGTTTGGTATAATTTCGGTAGAAGGTAATAAATTTATACCTATTGATTATGGGTGTATTTATACAGAGTCTACATTGGATTTAGAAAAAAGATTAGAAAAAATATATAATCATGTAAATTTGTTATTAGATAAATATAAGCCTAATGAAATGGCTGTAGAAGAGCTATTTTTCAATAAAAATGTAAAAACTGCTTTGTCTGTAGGTCAAGCTAGAGGAGCTATACTTTTAGCAGGGGCATTAAAAGGTCTTAAAGTAAATAGCTATACTCCTTTACAAATTAAACAAGGAGTAGTTGGGTATGGAAGGGCTCAGAAAAATCAAGTTCAACAAATGGTAAAGGTGCTTTTGAATTTAAAAGAAATACCAAAACCTGATGATGCTGCTGATGCAATTGCAGTAGCCATTTGTCATGCCCACTTCAAGCAAACTAACGTAAGGATAAGAACAATATGA